CCTTGTCGAGCTGCTCGTCGTCCTCGACGAAGAGCACGGTGGTGCGCGAGTCCTCGCAGAGGTAGTGCACCTGCGAGGCCGCGTCGGTGGGATAGATGCCGTTGGACACGCCGCCGCAGCTGAGCACGGCGATGTCGCTGAGCACCCATTCGATGACGGTGTTGGCAAGGATCGATGCGCATTCGCCCGGCCCGAAGCCCAGCGCCAGCAGGCCGCCCGCAATCTCGCGCACGGCCTCGGCGGTCTGCCGCCAGGTCCAGGCGCGCCAGATCCCGAATTCCTTCTGCCGCATCCAGACCTTGTCGGCGCGCAGCTCCACGGCCTTCCAGAACACGGCCGGGATGGTCTCGCCCGGCACGACGATGCCCGGACTCGGCTGCAGATGCGCCAGGTCCCAGAGGCCGGCCGGAGCGCGCAGAGGGAGCATGCTCATGTCACCTCCAGGTCTTCTTCTTTTTCCAGCGCCGCTCGCCGCGCACGCCGTCGTCCTTGACGCCCAGGTAGAACTCCTTGATGTCTTCCTTCTCGCGCAGGCGTTCGCAGGTGTCTTCCATGACGATGCGGCCGTTCTCGAGCACGTAGCCATGGTCGGAGGCGTTGAGCGCCATGTTGGCGTTCTGCTCCACCAGCAGGATGGTGGTGCCGCGTTCGCGGTTGATGCGCACGACGATCTCGAAGATCTCTTTCGTCAGCTTGGGGCTCAGGCCGAGGCTGGGTTCGTCGAGCAGGATCAGATGCGGTGCGGCCATGATGGCGCGCGAAATCGCGAGCATCTGCTGCTGGCCGCCCGAGAGCAGGCCGGCATCCTGCGTGGCGCGCTCGCGCAGGATGGGAAAGTAGGTGTAGACGCTCTCCATGTCGCGCGCCACGCCGTCGCGGTCCTTGCGGGTGTAGGCGCCCATCAGCAGGTTGTCTTTCACCGACAGCAGCGGGAACACCTCGCGGCCTTCGGGCACGTGGCCGAGGCCCTGCTGCACGATGTGGGCCGGGTCCTTGGCGGTGATGTCCTTGCCCTGGAATTCGATGCTGCCTTTGCGGGGGTCGATGATTCCCGAGATGGTCTTGAGGATCGTCGTCTTGCCCGCGCCGTTGGAGCCCAGGACCGTCACGATCTCGCCTTGGCGGACTTTCAGGCTCACGCCGCGGATGGCCTTGATGGGGCCGTAGGCGCTTTCGACGTTGAGCAGTTGGAGAACAACGTCGGTCATGGCGTTGCCCTCCGAATGCTCGCAAAGGGCGGGGAGCGGCGTTGGGGCCCCTGCCCCGGGCGGGCCGACGTCACCGGCCGCTTCGCGGCTCCCCTGCGCTGCTCACGACAGGCGGGGTCTCGCAGAACTCGCTCCACTGCGTTGCGCTCAAACAGCTGCGAGCCCTGATCCGCCTGTCGCTGCGCTGCTCGGCGGTGCCTCAACGGCCCGCCCGGGGCAGGGGCCCCAACGCCGAGGGCACGCTCGGGGTGTTTCCTCCACCCCCAAGCCCGGTGTGCGGTGCGGGGTGGGCGCCCCCTCTGTGCCGCCGAGGAGCGCAGCGTTTCGCGGATCAGGGCTCGCAGCTGTTTGAGCGAAGCGAGTTCTGCGAGACCCCGCGAAACGCGAGCACCGCAGGGGAGCCGCGCAGCGGCCGGCATAGTGGGGGCGACCGCGCCGCACCGCATACCGGGCGCCTCCAACGAAGCAGCGGACAAAGCGCTCATGCCGCCACCCTCCTCAAGCTGCTCACGTCATCCACAGTCCCAAGATAAGCCTCGATGACACGCGCGTCTGCCTGCACCTCGCGCGGCGTTCCAGTGGCCAGCACTTCCCCCATGTTCATGGCAAGCACGCGGTCCGACACCTTCGACACCAGCGACATGTCGTGCTCGACCATCAGCACCGACACCCCCAGCTCATGCTGGATGTCCTGGATCCAGAACGCCATGTCCGCCGTCTCCTCGACGTTGAGCCCGGACGACGGCTCGTCGAGCAGCAGCAGCTTGGGCTCGGTGCACAGCGCACGCGCGAGCTCCACCACCTTGCGCACGCCGTACGGCAGGCCGGCCACCATCGAGTCGCGATGGTGCTGCAAGTCCAGAAGATCGATCACCTGCTCCGCCTTCTCGCGCGCCTGAATCTCGGCGCGCCGCGTCGCGGGCGTGAAGAACACCTCGCTCCAGAAACCTGTCCGACGGTGCGTATGGCGGCCGATCAAGAGGTTGTGCAGCACCGTCGCATGCTCGAAGAGTTCGATGTTCTGAAAGGTGCGCGCAATGCCGAGCGCCGCGATCGCGTGGGGCGCCTGCTGCGTCAGCGCCAGCGGCCCGGCGGCCCCGCCATGCCACGTGATCTCGCCCATGGTCGGCGTGTAGATCCGGCTGATCAGGTTGAACACCGTCGTCTTGCCTGCGCCGTTCGGCCCGATCAGCGTGAACACCTCGTCGCGGTGCACGTCGAAGCTCACCTTGTTGACCGCGAGCACGCCGCCGAAGCGCACGCTCAGGTCCTTGGCCGAAAGAAGAACGTCGCTGCCGCTCATCTCAGCCGGTCCGACTTGGTGAACGACTTCTGCCGCCTGAACAGACCCTTGCGGTAGAACGGAAAGAGCTGCAGCCAGGTGCGGATCTTGAGCCAGCGGCCATACAGCCCCAGCGGCTCGAACAGCACGAACGCGATCAGCACCACGCCGTACACCAGCCCCTGCAGCCCGGGCGCCTGGCCGACAACGGCCGGCAGCCAGTCCTTGCCCATGGATATCAGCTGCGGCATCGCAATCAGGAAGATCGCGCCCAGGAACGCGCCATGCACCGAGCCCAGGCCGCCGATCACCACCATCAGCAGCAAGTCGATCGAC
This genomic window from Variovorax paradoxus contains:
- a CDS encoding ABC transporter ATP-binding protein encodes the protein MSGSDVLLSAKDLSVRFGGVLAVNKVSFDVHRDEVFTLIGPNGAGKTTVFNLISRIYTPTMGEITWHGGAAGPLALTQQAPHAIAALGIARTFQNIELFEHATVLHNLLIGRHTHRRTGFWSEVFFTPATRRAEIQAREKAEQVIDLLDLQHHRDSMVAGLPYGVRKVVELARALCTEPKLLLLDEPSSGLNVEETADMAFWIQDIQHELGVSVLMVEHDMSLVSKVSDRVLAMNMGEVLATGTPREVQADARVIEAYLGTVDDVSSLRRVAA
- a CDS encoding ABC transporter ATP-binding protein encodes the protein MTDVVLQLLNVESAYGPIKAIRGVSLKVRQGEIVTVLGSNGAGKTTILKTISGIIDPRKGSIEFQGKDITAKDPAHIVQQGLGHVPEGREVFPLLSVKDNLLMGAYTRKDRDGVARDMESVYTYFPILRERATQDAGLLSGGQQQMLAISRAIMAAPHLILLDEPSLGLSPKLTKEIFEIVVRINRERGTTILLVEQNANMALNASDHGYVLENGRIVMEDTCERLREKEDIKEFYLGVKDDGVRGERRWKKKKTWR